From Cuculus canorus isolate bCucCan1 chromosome 7, bCucCan1.pri, whole genome shotgun sequence, one genomic window encodes:
- the ANKRD2 gene encoding ankyrin repeat domain-containing protein 2 isoform X2, whose translation MELEVQRAKELIEQKLAEEEEEEKRLKEDGTREPPAVERMSTPELEEEKRYGPRNRGLEAVKGQERVRKSSVDLRREIIDVGSIQRLIELRKQRRQRREERAATPEPPPPPEPLEIEGPVEPETFLRAAVQGKMPIIEKFLADGGSPDTCDEFHRTALHRSSLEGHMDILQKLLDSGATVDFRDRLLSTPLHVATRTGHPDIVEHLIHCGVDINSPDREGDTALHDATRLSRYKIIKMLILHGADMMAKNQAGKTPTDLVQQWQVDTRQALETKEQPQGEMEVPA comes from the exons ATGGAGCTGGAAGTACAACGGGCAAAGGAGCTCATCGAGCAGAAGctggcggaggaggaggaggaggagaag CGACTCAAAGAGGATGGCACACGGGAGCCACCGGCCGTGGAGCGGATGAGCACGcctgagctggaggaggagaaacgCTATGGTCCCCGGAACAGGGGCCTTGAGGCTGTCAAG GGTCAGGAGCGAGTGCGGAAGAGCTCAGTAGACCTGCGGCGGGAGATCATTGATGTGGGGAGCATACAGCGCCTCATCGAGCTCCGCAAGCAGCGTCGGCAGCGCCGGGAGGAGCGGGCAGCCACCCCCGAGCCCCCGCCACCACCTGAGCCCTTGGAGATT gagggtcccgtagaGCCAGAGACCTTTCTACGCGCCGCTGTCCAGGGCAAGATGCCCATCATCGAGAAGTTTCTGGCAGACGGCGGCTCCCCTGACACCTGTGATGAG TTCCACCGCACGGCCCTACACCGCTCTTCCCTGGAGGGACACATGGATATCCTGCAGAAGCTCCTGGACAGTGGGGCCACTGTTGACTTCAGGGACCGG CTGCTCAGCACCCCCCTCCATGTGGCCACCCGGACCGGACACCCTGACATCGTGGAGCATCTCATCCACTGCGGGGTGGACATCAACTCTCCAGACAGG GAAGGTGACACAGCACTGCATGATGCCACACGACTCAGCCGCTACAAGATCATCAAAATGCTGATTCTACATGGAGCAGACATGATGGCCAAGAACCAA GCTGGCAAGACCCCGACAGACCTGGTGCAGCAGTGGCAGGTGGACACACGCCAGGCACTAGAGACCAAGGAGCAGCCACAGGGGGAGATGGAGGTTCCTGCATGA
- the HOGA1 gene encoding 4-hydroxy-2-oxoglutarate aldolase, mitochondrial isoform X1, whose protein sequence is MALSTRLISPLWPALAALRWAVPRQQRGLSTSPGVGRTHDLRGIFPPLTTPFSPTREVDYAQLEGNLHRYASIPFQGCVSGLVVLGSNGEYPYLTPHERLELVSCVHRALPKDRLLLAGSGCESTQATVELTVSMAEAGADVALVVTPCYYRGAMTSAALVQHYTEVADSSPIPVVLYSVPANTGLDLPLEAVVTLAQHPNIIGIKDSGGDITRIGLMVHKTQQEDFQVLAGSAGFLLASYALGASGGVCALANILGASLCQLDRLCREGHWQEARNLQHRLIEPNTAVTRRFGIPGLKKAMEWFGYYGGPCRAPLAPLSPPQVEELRGIFTGNGWL, encoded by the exons ATGGCGCTCAGCACCCGCCTCATTTCACCCCTCTGGCCTGCCCTGGCAGCTCTGCGCTGGGCAGTCCCCCGGCAGCAGCGGGGGCTCAGCACCTCCCCAGGAGTGGGGCGCACCCATGACCTCAGGGGCATCTTCCCACCCCTTACTACCCCCTTCTCGCCCACACGGGAGGTGGACTATGCCCAGCTGGAGGGGAACCTGCACCGCTATGCCAGCATCCCATTCCAAG GTTGTGTTTCAgggctggtggtgctgggctccAATGGGGAGTACCCGTACCTGACACCCCACGAGCGGCTGGAGCTGGTGAGCTGCGTGCACCGGGCTCTGCCCAAGGACCgcctgctgctggctggctcAGGTTGCGAAT ccaCCCAGGCCACTGTTGAGCTGACGGTCAGCATGGCAGAGGCAGGGGCTGACGTGGCGCTGGTTGTGACACCCTGCTACTACCGGGGGGCCATGACCAGTGCTGCCCTGGTCCAGCACTATACCGAG GTCGCCGACTCATCCCCCATCCCCGTGGTGCTATACAGTGTCCCTGCCAACACTGGCCTGGATCTGCCCCTGGAGGCTGTGGTCACCCTGGCTCAGCACCCCAACATCATCGGGATCAAGGACAGCGGTGGGGAC ATTACCCGCATTGGGCTGATGGTCCACAAGACGCAGCAGGAGGATTTCCAGGTGCTGGCAGGATCCGCTGGCTTCCTACTGGCGAGCTATGCCCTGG GTGCCTCTGGGGGAGTCTGTGCCCTCGCCAACATCCTGGGGGCCTCGCTGTGCCAGCTGGACCGCCTGTGCCGCGAGGGCCACTGGCAGGAGGCGCGCAACCTGCAGCACCGGCTCATCGAGCCCAACACAGCG GTCACCCGCCGATTTGGGATCCCAGGACTGAAGAAGGCCATGGAGTGGTTTGGCTACTATGGAGGTCCCTGCCGTGCACCCCTGGCTCCGCTGAGTCCCCCCCAGGTTGAGGAGCTGAGGGGCATCTTCACTGGCAATGGCTGGTTGTGA
- the HOGA1 gene encoding 4-hydroxy-2-oxoglutarate aldolase, mitochondrial isoform X2: protein MALSTRLISPLWPALAALRWAVPRQQRGLSTSPGVGRTHDLRGIFPPLTTPFSPTREVDYAQLEGNLHRYASIPFQGLVVLGSNGEYPYLTPHERLELVSCVHRALPKDRLLLAGSGCESTQATVELTVSMAEAGADVALVVTPCYYRGAMTSAALVQHYTEVADSSPIPVVLYSVPANTGLDLPLEAVVTLAQHPNIIGIKDSGGDITRIGLMVHKTQQEDFQVLAGSAGFLLASYALGASGGVCALANILGASLCQLDRLCREGHWQEARNLQHRLIEPNTAVTRRFGIPGLKKAMEWFGYYGGPCRAPLAPLSPPQVEELRGIFTGNGWL, encoded by the exons ATGGCGCTCAGCACCCGCCTCATTTCACCCCTCTGGCCTGCCCTGGCAGCTCTGCGCTGGGCAGTCCCCCGGCAGCAGCGGGGGCTCAGCACCTCCCCAGGAGTGGGGCGCACCCATGACCTCAGGGGCATCTTCCCACCCCTTACTACCCCCTTCTCGCCCACACGGGAGGTGGACTATGCCCAGCTGGAGGGGAACCTGCACCGCTATGCCAGCATCCCATTCCAAG ggctggtggtgctgggctccAATGGGGAGTACCCGTACCTGACACCCCACGAGCGGCTGGAGCTGGTGAGCTGCGTGCACCGGGCTCTGCCCAAGGACCgcctgctgctggctggctcAGGTTGCGAAT ccaCCCAGGCCACTGTTGAGCTGACGGTCAGCATGGCAGAGGCAGGGGCTGACGTGGCGCTGGTTGTGACACCCTGCTACTACCGGGGGGCCATGACCAGTGCTGCCCTGGTCCAGCACTATACCGAG GTCGCCGACTCATCCCCCATCCCCGTGGTGCTATACAGTGTCCCTGCCAACACTGGCCTGGATCTGCCCCTGGAGGCTGTGGTCACCCTGGCTCAGCACCCCAACATCATCGGGATCAAGGACAGCGGTGGGGAC ATTACCCGCATTGGGCTGATGGTCCACAAGACGCAGCAGGAGGATTTCCAGGTGCTGGCAGGATCCGCTGGCTTCCTACTGGCGAGCTATGCCCTGG GTGCCTCTGGGGGAGTCTGTGCCCTCGCCAACATCCTGGGGGCCTCGCTGTGCCAGCTGGACCGCCTGTGCCGCGAGGGCCACTGGCAGGAGGCGCGCAACCTGCAGCACCGGCTCATCGAGCCCAACACAGCG GTCACCCGCCGATTTGGGATCCCAGGACTGAAGAAGGCCATGGAGTGGTTTGGCTACTATGGAGGTCCCTGCCGTGCACCCCTGGCTCCGCTGAGTCCCCCCCAGGTTGAGGAGCTGAGGGGCATCTTCACTGGCAATGGCTGGTTGTGA
- the ANKRD2 gene encoding ankyrin repeat domain-containing protein 2 isoform X1 — MELEVQRAKELIEQKLAEEEEEEKRLKEDGTREPPAVERMSTPELEEEKRYGPRNRGLEAVKGQERVRKSSVDLRREIIDVGSIQRLIELRKQRRQRREERAATPEPPPPPEPLEIEGPVEPETFLRAAVQGKMPIIEKFLADGGSPDTCDEFHRTALHRSSLEGHMDILQKLLDSGATVDFRDRLDCTAVHWACRGGHLDAVKLLQDRGADLNLKDKLLSTPLHVATRTGHPDIVEHLIHCGVDINSPDREGDTALHDATRLSRYKIIKMLILHGADMMAKNQAGKTPTDLVQQWQVDTRQALETKEQPQGEMEVPA, encoded by the exons ATGGAGCTGGAAGTACAACGGGCAAAGGAGCTCATCGAGCAGAAGctggcggaggaggaggaggaggagaag CGACTCAAAGAGGATGGCACACGGGAGCCACCGGCCGTGGAGCGGATGAGCACGcctgagctggaggaggagaaacgCTATGGTCCCCGGAACAGGGGCCTTGAGGCTGTCAAG GGTCAGGAGCGAGTGCGGAAGAGCTCAGTAGACCTGCGGCGGGAGATCATTGATGTGGGGAGCATACAGCGCCTCATCGAGCTCCGCAAGCAGCGTCGGCAGCGCCGGGAGGAGCGGGCAGCCACCCCCGAGCCCCCGCCACCACCTGAGCCCTTGGAGATT gagggtcccgtagaGCCAGAGACCTTTCTACGCGCCGCTGTCCAGGGCAAGATGCCCATCATCGAGAAGTTTCTGGCAGACGGCGGCTCCCCTGACACCTGTGATGAG TTCCACCGCACGGCCCTACACCGCTCTTCCCTGGAGGGACACATGGATATCCTGCAGAAGCTCCTGGACAGTGGGGCCACTGTTGACTTCAGGGACCGG CTGGACTGCACCGCTGTGCACTGGGCCTGCCGGGGTGGGCACCTGGATGCTGTCAAGCTGCTGCAGGATCGTGGGGCAGACCTCAACCTGAAGGACAAG CTGCTCAGCACCCCCCTCCATGTGGCCACCCGGACCGGACACCCTGACATCGTGGAGCATCTCATCCACTGCGGGGTGGACATCAACTCTCCAGACAGG GAAGGTGACACAGCACTGCATGATGCCACACGACTCAGCCGCTACAAGATCATCAAAATGCTGATTCTACATGGAGCAGACATGATGGCCAAGAACCAA GCTGGCAAGACCCCGACAGACCTGGTGCAGCAGTGGCAGGTGGACACACGCCAGGCACTAGAGACCAAGGAGCAGCCACAGGGGGAGATGGAGGTTCCTGCATGA
- the UBTD1 gene encoding ubiquitin domain-containing protein 1 encodes MGGCVGRQRRERRDRRDAGNPRKRAGRNEPLKKERPKWKSDYPMTDGQLRSKRDEFWDTAPAFEGRKEIWDALKAAAYAVEANDHSLAQAILDGASITLPHGSLAECYDELGNRYQLPVYCLAPPVNLILERSEEEAAEPADPLPNARREFSLKVRLSTGKDLRLSASMGDTIGQLKKQLQAEEGIELSWQRWFFSGKLLTDRTRLQETKIQKDFVVQVIVNQPLPPRN; translated from the exons ATGGGCGGCTGCGTGGGGCGACAGCGCCGGGAGCGCCGCGACCGCCGCGACGCCGGGAACCCCCGCAAGCGGGCAG GCCGCAATGAGCCCCTGAAGAAGGAGCGTCCCAAGTGGAAGAGTGACTACCCCATGACAGATGGGCAGCTACGCAGCAAGCGGGATGAGTTTTGGGACACGGCACCTGCCTTCGAGGGCCGCAAGGAGATCTGGGATGCCCTGAAGGCAGCTGCCTATGCTGTGGAGGCCAATGACCACAGCTTGGCCCAGGCTATCCTTGATGGAGCCAGCATCACCCTGCCTCATG GGTCCCTGGCAGAGTGCTACGATGAGCTGGGTAACCGGTACCAGCTGCCTGTCTACTGCCTGGCACCCCCTGTCAACCTGATCCTGGAGCGGAGcgaggaggaggcagcagagccGGCCGATCCCCTGCCCAATGCCCGTCGGGAATTCTCCCTCAAGGTGCGGCTGTCCACTGGCAAGGACCTGCGGCTCAGCGCCAGCATGGGTGACACCATCGGGCAGctgaagaagcagctgcaggcGGAGGAGGGCATTGAGCTGTCCTGGCAGCGGTGGTTCTTCTCAGGCAAGCTGCTCACTGACCGCACACGACTGCAGGAGACCAAGATCCAGAAGGATTTTGTGGTGCAAGTGATCGTAAACCAGCCCCTGCCGCCCAGGAACTGA
- the MORN4 gene encoding MORN repeat-containing protein 4 — MTLTKGSFTYSNGEEYRGEWKEGRRHGIGQLMFADGTAYVGHFENGLFHGCGVLTFPDGSRYEGEFVQGKFNGVGVFTRCDNMTFEGEFKGGRVYGFGLLTFPDGSHGVPRNEGFFENNKLLRREKCSAIIQRAQGASKSAHNLTA, encoded by the exons ATGACCCTCACCAAAGGCTCCTTCACCTACTCCAATGGGGAGGAGTACCGCGGCGAGTGGAAGGAAG GTCGTAGGCACGGCATTGGGCAGCTGATGTTTGCTGATGGCACCGCTTACGTGGGGCACTTTGAGAATGGGCTCTTCCATGGCTGCGGCGTGCTCACCTTCCCTGATGGCTCCAG ATATGAGGGGGAGTTTGTGCAGGGCAAGTTCAACGGCGTTGGCGTCTTCACCCGCTGTGACAACATGACCTTTGAGGGCGAGTTCAAAGGCGGGCGTGTGTACGGCTTCG GGCTCCTGACCTTCCCCGATGGCTCTCACGGGGTACCTCGCAACGAGGGCTTCTTTGAAAACAACAAGCTGCTGCGGCGAGAGAAGTGTTCAGCCATCATCCAGAGGGCCCAGGGTGCCTCCAAGTCTGCCCACAACCTGACAGCGTGA